A stretch of the Glycine soja cultivar W05 chromosome 13, ASM419377v2, whole genome shotgun sequence genome encodes the following:
- the LOC114381335 gene encoding pyruvate dehydrogenase (acetyl-transferring) kinase, mitochondrial-like isoform X2 — protein MEVKIQKTLSMCKNLMKEVKTWGCLQQTGLSLRYMMEFGSNPTPKNLLISAQFLHKELPIRIARRAIELHTLPHGLSHRPPVLKVPLLHYWYLDSFREIRSFPEMKNMNDEKEFTELIKSIKVRHNNVVPTMALGVQQLKNVFEDPDEIDEFLDRIYMSRIGIRMLIGQHVELHNPNPPPSCVGYIHTNMSPVNVARNASEDARSMCYGEYGSAADVRIYGDPDFTFPYVPAHLHLMVFELVKNSLRAVQDHFMDSDEVAPPIRIITADGIEDVTIKVSDEGGGIPRSGLPKIFTYLYSTARNASWDENEPSDLGTTDNISVKMAGNGYGLPICRLYARYFGGDLQVISMEGYGTDAYLHLSRLGDSQEPLP, from the exons ATGGAGGTTAAGATTCAGAAAACGTTGTCAATGTGCAAGAATTTGATGAAGGAGGTAAAGACATGGGGTTGTTTGCAGCAGACAGGGCTGAGTTTACGATATATGATGGAGTTTGGTTCCAACCCCACTCCCAAGAATTTACTCATCTCTGCTCAGTTCCTTCACAAAGAGCTTCCCATTAGAATTGCAAGGAGAGCCATTGAGCTTCACACTCTCCCTCATGGCTTGTCTCACAGGCCTCCTGTCTTGAAGGTACCACTCTTACATT ATTGGTACTTGGATTCTTTCCGTGAAATTAGATCTTTTCCTGAGATGAAGAATATGAATGACGAGAAAGAATTCACTGAACTGATTAAGTCCATCAAGGTGAGACACAACAATGTGGTACCTACAATGGCCTTGGGTGTTCAGCAATTGAAGAATGTTTTTGAGGACCCTGATGAGATTGATGAGTTTCTTGATCGCATTTACATGTCAAGAATTGGAATCCGTATGCTCATCG GACAGCATGTTGAGTTGCACAATCCCAATCCTCCTCCCAGTTGTGTAGGTTATATACATACAAATATGTCTCCTGTGAATGTGGCAAGGAATGCTAGTGAGGATGCACGTTCTATGTGTTATGGTGAATATGGAAGTGCTGCAGATGTTCGAATTTACGGGGATCCTGATTTTACTTTTCC GTATGTTCCAGCTCACTTGCATCTTATGGTTTTTGAGTTGGTTAAGAACTCACTGCGTGCTGTCCAAGACCATTTTATGGACTCTGACGAAGTTGCTCCTCCCATTAGAATAATAACAGCAGATGGAATAGAGGATGTTACCATAAAG GTCTCAGATGAGGGAGGTGGAATACCAAGGAGTGGTCttccaaaaatatttacatatctCTACAGTACAGCCAGAAATGCATCGTGGGATGAAAATGAACCTTCTGATCTTGGAACAACCGATAATATAAGTGTAAAAATGGCTGGAAATGGTTATGGACTTCCTATTTGCCGCTTGTATGCTAGGTATTTTGGTGGCGATCTTCAAGTAATCTCTATGGAAGGATATG GGACTGACGCATATCTCCATTTGTCTCGTTTGGGGGATTCGCAAGAACCTTTGCCCTGA
- the LOC114381335 gene encoding pyruvate dehydrogenase (acetyl-transferring) kinase, mitochondrial-like isoform X1 has protein sequence MKNMNDEKEFTELIKSIKVRHNNVVPTMALGVQQLKNVFEDPDEIDEFLDRIYMSRIGIRMLIGQHVELHNPNPPPSCVGYIHTNMSPVNVARNASEDARSMCYGEYGSAADVRIYGDPDFTFPYVPAHLHLMVFELVKNSLRAVQDHFMDSDEVAPPIRIITADGIEDVTIKVSDEGGGIPRSGLPKIFTYLYSTARNASWDENEPSDLGTTDNISVKMAGNGYGLPICRLYARYFGGDLQVISMEGYGTDAYLHLSRLGDSQEPLP, from the exons ATGAAGAATATGAATGACGAGAAAGAATTCACTGAACTGATTAAGTCCATCAAGGTGAGACACAACAATGTGGTACCTACAATGGCCTTGGGTGTTCAGCAATTGAAGAATGTTTTTGAGGACCCTGATGAGATTGATGAGTTTCTTGATCGCATTTACATGTCAAGAATTGGAATCCGTATGCTCATCG GACAGCATGTTGAGTTGCACAATCCCAATCCTCCTCCCAGTTGTGTAGGTTATATACATACAAATATGTCTCCTGTGAATGTGGCAAGGAATGCTAGTGAGGATGCACGTTCTATGTGTTATGGTGAATATGGAAGTGCTGCAGATGTTCGAATTTACGGGGATCCTGATTTTACTTTTCC GTATGTTCCAGCTCACTTGCATCTTATGGTTTTTGAGTTGGTTAAGAACTCACTGCGTGCTGTCCAAGACCATTTTATGGACTCTGACGAAGTTGCTCCTCCCATTAGAATAATAACAGCAGATGGAATAGAGGATGTTACCATAAAG GTCTCAGATGAGGGAGGTGGAATACCAAGGAGTGGTCttccaaaaatatttacatatctCTACAGTACAGCCAGAAATGCATCGTGGGATGAAAATGAACCTTCTGATCTTGGAACAACCGATAATATAAGTGTAAAAATGGCTGGAAATGGTTATGGACTTCCTATTTGCCGCTTGTATGCTAGGTATTTTGGTGGCGATCTTCAAGTAATCTCTATGGAAGGATATG GGACTGACGCATATCTCCATTTGTCTCGTTTGGGGGATTCGCAAGAACCTTTGCCCTGA